In Aestuariibaculum lutulentum, one DNA window encodes the following:
- a CDS encoding glycosyltransferase family 2 protein, translated as MHNPLISILTPFKNTEQYLTNCIESIINQSYTNWELLIIDDSSTDDSYNLVKSFAEKDTRIKLFKNDGSGIIDALRLGFNESSGDYITRMDSDDIMPKNKLEVLLNNLLKHGKQHVATGLVNYFSKEGISDGYNKYEAWLNGLTKTGDNYSEIYKECVIPSPCWMIHREDFINCDGFTPNRYPEDYDLTFRFYKHNYKIIPCDKLLHYWRDYQTRTSRTHDNYAENTFLDIKMHYFLELDYDKTRPLVVWGAGWKGKTIAKTLIKNNIPFEWICDNPKKIGKHIYKQEMKPFTHLETIKQSQSIVTVANPKAQIKIKTYFENQSMLPMTDYFFFC; from the coding sequence ATGCATAATCCACTGATAAGTATATTAACGCCTTTCAAAAATACAGAACAATACCTTACAAACTGCATTGAATCTATAATAAATCAGAGTTATACAAACTGGGAATTATTAATTATAGATGATTCTTCTACCGATGACAGTTATAATCTGGTAAAATCGTTCGCCGAAAAGGACACGAGAATTAAACTCTTTAAAAATGATGGCAGTGGTATTATTGATGCACTACGGTTAGGTTTTAATGAAAGTTCTGGTGACTATATCACACGCATGGATAGTGATGATATTATGCCGAAAAACAAACTTGAGGTGTTACTAAACAATCTTTTAAAACACGGTAAACAGCACGTTGCTACAGGTTTGGTTAATTATTTTTCTAAAGAAGGCATTAGCGACGGGTATAATAAATATGAAGCGTGGCTTAACGGATTAACCAAAACCGGAGATAATTACTCTGAAATTTATAAAGAATGTGTGATTCCTTCACCTTGCTGGATGATTCATAGGGAGGATTTTATAAACTGTGACGGGTTTACCCCAAACAGATACCCTGAAGATTACGATTTAACTTTCCGATTTTACAAGCACAACTACAAAATTATTCCATGCGATAAACTCCTGCATTACTGGCGCGATTATCAAACCCGGACTTCCAGAACACATGATAATTATGCCGAGAATACCTTTTTAGACATAAAAATGCATTATTTCCTGGAGTTAGATTACGACAAAACCAGACCACTGGTAGTTTGGGGTGCCGGGTGGAAAGGAAAAACCATTGCCAAAACACTTATTAAAAATAACATCCCTTTTGAATGGATTTGCGACAACCCAAAAAAAATTGGGAAACATATTTATAAACAGGAAATGAAACCCTTTACACACTTGGAAACCATTAAGCAGTCGCAAAGCATTGTTACTGTAGCCAACCCAAAAGCGCAAATTAAGATTAAGACTTATTTCGAAAATCAGAGTATGCTCCCTATGACCGATTATTTTTTCTTCTGTTAA
- a CDS encoding BatA domain-containing protein, producing the protein MQFKHPELLYALFLLLIPIIIHLFQLRKFQKVEFTNVAFLKRVTIETRKSSQIKKWLVLLTRLLLLACIVLAFAQPFTSNYDNFKTKKETVIYLDNSFSMQAKGNNGELLKRAVQDIISNVPEDETVSVLTNDNTFRNTTIKAIKNDLLQLNFTANTLTPEAALLKSKTLFSKQKGILKDLVFISDFQETKNTFTPETDSLTNIHLVKLNSVNTNNVAIDSAYISETSATAITLKVSLKNSGDAIENLPISLFNDDKLIAKTSVAIEDTAETTFSIPVNEIINGKITIDDSSLQFDNALYFNINETSKIKVLAINAGDDDFLKRIYTKDEFIYTSVLENQLNYNDIEQQQLIVLNELKDIPNALVAALKSFTSQGGSLLIIPSKEANLNSYNTLLANYGSNFNSETKTEKRITTINYSHPLYNNGVFEKQVDNFQYPKTESYYDVSLNNTSAALQFEDGKPFLYQNKSAYVFTSPLNKDISNFKNSPLIVPSLYNIGKFSLQLPELYYTIGRNNTFAVATTLQQDAILSLVKDNINIIPKQQYFNSKVVISTSETPDIANIYGVMNKKETIKNVSYNYDRKESNLTYMTLTPSANITVSDSITEIFDSIKSDTKVNALWKWFVIFALAFLIIEMGILKYFK; encoded by the coding sequence ATGCAGTTTAAACACCCCGAACTTCTTTACGCTTTATTTTTACTGCTCATTCCTATTATTATTCATTTATTTCAACTTCGTAAGTTTCAAAAAGTTGAATTTACCAATGTGGCATTTTTAAAACGCGTCACCATTGAAACCCGTAAAAGTTCACAGATAAAAAAGTGGTTGGTATTACTCACAAGGTTACTGCTTTTGGCTTGTATTGTTTTGGCATTTGCGCAACCATTTACTTCAAACTACGACAATTTTAAAACAAAAAAGGAAACTGTTATTTACTTAGATAACTCCTTTAGTATGCAGGCTAAGGGTAATAATGGCGAACTTTTAAAGCGTGCGGTTCAGGATATTATCAGTAATGTTCCTGAAGATGAAACGGTATCGGTTTTAACCAACGATAATACTTTTAGAAATACGACGATTAAAGCAATAAAAAACGATTTACTGCAATTAAATTTCACTGCAAACACCTTGACACCAGAAGCCGCTTTGCTAAAAAGCAAAACTTTATTTAGTAAACAAAAGGGCATTTTAAAAGATCTGGTGTTTATCTCAGATTTTCAAGAAACCAAAAACACTTTTACTCCGGAAACTGATAGTCTAACCAATATTCACCTCGTTAAACTAAATTCGGTAAACACCAATAATGTAGCTATTGATAGTGCTTATATTTCAGAAACCAGTGCCACGGCTATTACACTTAAAGTCTCATTGAAAAATAGTGGTGATGCTATAGAGAACTTACCTATTTCATTATTTAATGATGATAAATTAATAGCGAAAACTTCAGTCGCCATTGAAGATACAGCAGAAACGACCTTTTCAATTCCGGTGAATGAAATCATTAACGGAAAAATCACCATTGATGATTCCAGTCTGCAATTCGACAACGCGTTATATTTTAATATTAACGAAACGTCTAAAATTAAAGTATTAGCGATAAATGCTGGTGACGACGACTTTTTAAAACGTATCTACACCAAAGATGAATTCATATATACTTCGGTTTTAGAAAATCAGTTAAACTATAACGATATTGAGCAGCAACAATTAATTGTACTGAATGAATTAAAAGATATTCCTAATGCTTTAGTAGCAGCTCTAAAGTCATTTACCAGCCAAGGCGGTTCTTTGCTTATTATTCCATCCAAAGAAGCCAACCTTAATTCTTATAACACTTTATTAGCCAATTATGGTTCTAATTTTAATTCAGAAACTAAAACAGAAAAGCGCATAACCACCATTAACTACTCACATCCGCTGTACAATAATGGTGTTTTTGAGAAGCAAGTCGATAATTTTCAATATCCGAAAACAGAAAGCTATTATGATGTATCGTTAAATAATACTTCCGCTGCTTTACAATTTGAAGATGGCAAACCATTCCTATATCAAAACAAATCAGCTTATGTATTTACATCACCATTAAATAAAGACATTTCTAATTTTAAAAATTCACCGCTCATCGTTCCTAGCTTATACAACATCGGTAAATTCAGCTTACAACTACCCGAACTTTATTATACGATTGGAAGGAACAATACATTCGCTGTTGCAACGACACTTCAGCAGGATGCCATTTTATCGTTGGTGAAAGATAATATCAACATCATCCCGAAACAGCAATATTTTAACTCAAAGGTGGTTATCAGCACTTCCGAAACACCCGATATCGCGAATATTTATGGGGTTATGAATAAAAAAGAAACCATAAAAAACGTAAGTTACAATTACGACCGAAAAGAAAGTAATCTGACTTACATGACTTTAACACCATCTGCAAACATAACAGTGAGCGATTCGATTACCGAAATTTTCGATAGCATAAAAAGTGACACAAAAGTTAATGCCTTATGGAAATGGTTTGTTATTTTTGCATTAGCATTTTTGATTATCGAAATGGGCATCTTAAAATACTTTAAATGA
- a CDS encoding dihydroorotase: protein MNILIKSATIIDPQSEFHNTTQDILVENGVITKIESNLTNPGNYQEITLDNLHISQGWFDSSVCFGEPGFEERDTIENGLKTAAASGFTTVAMNANTNPVIDCNADVTFAKAKAANHATTLLPVGALTVGSKGVDLAELYDMNMAGAVAFYDYKKSISNPNLMKIALQYASNFNGLVFSFPQEDQVVGHGVMHEHITSTRLGLKGIPALAEELQIVRDLFLLEYTGGKLHIPTISTKKSVELIREAKAKGLDITCSVAIHNLYFTDEALTDFNTHFKVLPPLRTQTDIDALKEGLHDGTIDMLTSDHNPLDVEHKKVEFDHAAYGTIGLESAFGALQTIFNTEETVKLLTQGKGRFGIETSSISVGNALNAALFNPNIEYVFSKNHIISKSNNAIFENETLKGQVYGIIANNIIALK from the coding sequence ATGAACATACTTATAAAATCTGCCACCATTATAGATCCTCAAAGCGAGTTTCACAATACAACTCAGGATATATTAGTTGAAAATGGTGTCATTACCAAGATTGAAAGTAACCTTACAAATCCCGGAAATTACCAAGAAATAACATTAGACAACCTTCATATTTCACAAGGTTGGTTTGATAGTAGCGTTTGTTTTGGTGAACCTGGTTTTGAAGAACGCGACACTATTGAAAACGGACTAAAAACAGCAGCAGCTTCAGGATTTACGACAGTAGCTATGAACGCCAATACCAATCCGGTAATTGACTGTAATGCCGACGTTACTTTTGCAAAAGCAAAAGCAGCAAATCATGCTACAACTTTATTGCCTGTTGGTGCTTTAACTGTAGGAAGCAAAGGTGTTGATTTAGCCGAATTATACGATATGAATATGGCAGGTGCCGTAGCATTTTACGATTATAAAAAATCGATTTCTAATCCGAACCTTATGAAAATTGCCTTGCAATATGCATCGAATTTCAACGGATTAGTTTTCTCTTTTCCTCAGGAAGACCAAGTTGTTGGTCACGGGGTGATGCACGAGCATATTACAAGTACGCGATTAGGATTAAAAGGAATTCCTGCTTTAGCAGAAGAATTACAGATAGTACGCGATTTGTTTTTATTGGAATATACAGGTGGTAAATTACACATCCCTACCATTTCAACTAAAAAATCGGTAGAATTAATTCGCGAAGCAAAAGCAAAAGGTTTAGACATTACCTGTAGTGTTGCTATACATAACCTATACTTTACCGATGAAGCCTTAACCGACTTTAATACGCATTTTAAAGTATTACCACCTTTACGCACTCAAACCGATATTGATGCTCTAAAAGAAGGTTTACATGACGGCACCATCGATATGCTTACCAGCGACCACAATCCACTTGATGTAGAACACAAAAAAGTAGAATTCGACCATGCGGCTTACGGAACCATTGGTTTAGAATCTGCCTTTGGAGCTTTACAAACCATCTTTAATACGGAAGAAACCGTTAAGCTTTTAACCCAAGGTAAAGGGCGCTTTGGTATTGAAACCAGTTCAATTTCGGTTGGAAATGCTTTAAATGCAGCGTTATTCAATCCTAATATAGAATACGTATTTTCTAAAAACCATATCATTTCAAAATCGAACAACGCTATTTTTGAAAACGAAACTTTAAAAGGACAAGTTTACGGTATTATTGCCAATAATATTATCGCTTTAAAATAA
- a CDS encoding alpha/beta hydrolase: MTNTDLSLYHITRPSNLTENAPLLIMMHGYGSDENDLFSFASELPDELFIISVKAPYELQPYGNAWYAINFDAEKGKWNDNVQAAQSRDLIAKFIDEAVEAYPVDKKNVTLLGFSQGSILSYAVALTYPEKVKNIIALSGYINKDILPESINETDYSNLNFYCSHGSVDQVIPVEWARQTPPFLEALNIKFKYSEFPVGHGVAPQNFFEFRDWLKTHI, encoded by the coding sequence ATGACAAATACAGATCTTTCTTTATACCATATTACCAGACCGTCGAATTTAACTGAAAATGCACCTTTATTAATTATGATGCATGGTTATGGCAGTGATGAAAACGATTTATTTTCATTTGCTTCAGAATTACCAGATGAATTATTTATCATTTCGGTAAAAGCACCGTATGAATTACAACCTTACGGAAATGCGTGGTATGCGATAAATTTTGATGCTGAAAAAGGAAAATGGAACGATAATGTACAAGCGGCACAATCGAGAGATTTAATCGCCAAATTTATTGACGAAGCTGTTGAAGCCTATCCGGTTGACAAAAAAAATGTAACACTTTTAGGCTTTAGCCAGGGGAGCATTTTAAGTTATGCTGTGGCACTAACCTACCCTGAAAAGGTAAAAAACATTATTGCTTTAAGCGGTTATATTAATAAAGACATTTTACCGGAATCTATAAATGAAACAGATTATTCAAACTTGAATTTCTACTGTTCACATGGGAGTGTTGATCAGGTGATTCCTGTAGAGTGGGCCAGACAAACACCTCCTTTTTTAGAGGCTTTAAACATCAAGTTTAAATATTCGGAGTTTCCTGTGGGACATGGCGTGGCGCCGCAAAACTTTTTTGAATTTAGAGACTGGCTTAAAACCCACATATAA
- a CDS encoding response regulator transcription factor has product MEEQKKKILLVEDDPNFGTVLKDYLMMNDYDVTHAKNGMEGFEKFKKDDFDLCILDVMMPYKDGFTLAKEIREKNDDVPIVFLTAKTMKEDVLKGYKVGADDYLNKPFDSEVLLMKIKAIMQRKATETISDSKQFEFKIGKFDLNSKLRFLRYNGGEPVKLSPKENELLRLLALHENDLMPRELALTKIWRDDNYFTSRSMDVYIAKLRKYLKQDEKVEILNIHGEGFRLVINE; this is encoded by the coding sequence ATGGAAGAGCAAAAGAAAAAAATATTACTAGTAGAAGACGATCCTAACTTCGGAACTGTTCTGAAAGATTATTTAATGATGAATGACTACGATGTCACTCATGCTAAAAATGGTATGGAAGGCTTTGAAAAGTTTAAAAAAGACGATTTCGATTTATGTATTTTAGATGTAATGATGCCTTATAAAGATGGGTTTACATTAGCTAAAGAAATACGAGAAAAAAACGACGATGTTCCAATTGTATTCTTAACGGCTAAAACCATGAAGGAAGACGTTTTAAAAGGATATAAAGTAGGAGCAGATGATTATCTGAATAAACCTTTTGACAGCGAAGTGCTTTTAATGAAGATTAAGGCAATCATGCAGCGTAAGGCTACAGAAACTATTTCTGATAGTAAGCAGTTTGAATTTAAAATCGGAAAATTCGATTTAAACTCTAAATTACGTTTCTTACGTTATAACGGAGGTGAACCAGTTAAATTATCGCCAAAGGAAAACGAATTATTACGTTTGTTAGCGTTACATGAAAACGATTTAATGCCTCGTGAATTGGCATTAACCAAAATCTGGAGAGATGATAATTACTTTACCTCTCGTAGTATGGACGTTTATATCGCTAAGCTGCGTAAGTACTTAAAACAAGACGAGAAAGTAGAAATCCTGAACATTCATGGTGAAGGATTCCGTTTAGTAATAAACGAATAG